In Calliopsis andreniformis isolate RMS-2024a chromosome 6, iyCalAndr_principal, whole genome shotgun sequence, a single genomic region encodes these proteins:
- the LOC143180714 gene encoding uncharacterized protein LOC143180714 isoform X4: MARRFSWCTVVALVVLLFVTTEGLRERGTQVDDHKAHSTKDRGTLRYNFKSPEETSTSASSLSRARSRNRTSHLERHNGSISKPSINSEAKVESNRRSNFRTARTTERNVVSAATETTNTPQKTLERDSENIKKIEPAIHRKNDHRHPSEHNKPPKPKVDEQSSTLVTPTEASRRSSNRKSDNPGVTKRLDDIGPSFFTATTEFSRSRTGRKVQTSYTTSELKTQLPTSRKFNNKKFEGIETTTAAFKRTESRGRSTTERSDRGRSGRSKVTNRENNTISRRIDGPDPLLSESESIRVDVPLTVEATESLIVNTTTESIVRSQRQSIDTNRRSDTKDSSKANTRPGSERFKIRGRANDTESASPAFRNSSRRGSSKFNDYATTEASEANSRRNTVSRDRSRISESNKSSTNEVRPRSRGRNLENSGKSSSIVASERDVKRKLPGDRNTSERRSRVLDLGARPAENRGQDQDTRGRSRSRSRLDATTAAVSVDTITTAAPDTTVSNEITTSSTEASTEVTSTTIRPTSPATTTTSSRTLTTTARPTINTAASEGSGRNRGRGRGGGNQGRKQAKEDFFNHGLGFRGRRPSPEGSPNVEDSKKPTASKNDSQNQGNPGWTLRRRPSHLNHSETLAKIVPSPKDQTNEVIPPNEQLTSTEIISTIESSTTTTRRGFKKQQSSTEESTIVNGTTKSFRRGNKTFEKNRTFGIGKGSTEPDESDNYPPDFKARLTQLVKKSSAALFAERSRMKLELARRLVKPELNIEENDLDATTASSFSKSKSTGASAVDETSKVAKFENPGAAERRSSTEASQDDDKASKLSKLEKSLEDSSKLRPSVLRKGRIVSERMVTSISVEERPEETTKSYASTNPSVSTVFAEEGSATTVDSTKVRLAALRGGKKSKEDDKASVRENDSVTTFKPKKPYVHRSRNSKSQDQSSTAEQTSVSTLKKSYSSSNKQNIGQRKSLSSQEEDVTKKPRFTESDTKSTFRPRYSKRTKVKSVDGTEEQTLTTKVPLATSRYSRKKSIIKSTEGKVKITTTEGPATPTRKQEFRPRTATYRRHSEVPTTLVESTTKTESTGVAITPRVPRYHATLKSSTQSSRSVPQEPQVNLNIVNDTAQQAPGITGGSNGDIGNSNIFNPTRSAFLSGNDTLLEQLRSTVAPLLSSLGNKTPVFSGSYSNVNNANSAPRITPSGSPPRFSARYKGAELFVRKQNNIYQPTVPSITSSSTTPVTPVESNTPMNAQTGTTSNVMSAIAGRPPTDSQGSRIVQDRERDEATRTKEAGGQRSSVYIGQDKFVNYWTNGDPATNQRVVSVNISSVASAANEGPSPSVPSFENLLNSQPGGRVTAPPGFPWRDPLDQIFGITTSSPVITASVASNTLDDSGDTNSPVFARPVNPFVEVFTPFSSAIGNIKNGAVPSTQSTSTTAATTVTPATTTTTTTAQTTTTTMAPTTTTTTTTTVAPTTTTVASTTTSAPATTTAGTTVNTPPPVTSLNLPANLLTNMQQQNAFGTTFDDLAFLNSLLQTNSRQATPKTLTEVEQLLANKILSLALNNPGPTRSPKAINIENASPNSIYYSSPKSVDPVVIDLSPSSTAATPTWKPVPTEQTTEKPISTTTTKPIVSSPPTTTTTKTSLISTTKAPVAITVKTTPRPRTTTPPSLGFGASLWQALFGNGLFAPPTTQRPLKPKQVKTTPKSVNITPKPVPITQKPETTTLRTVDVSKIQVSTPNSIVKDAKPASTSNSISTTKQPLLNNPNPRLSNAATSTFSPEEDAKFLLALLQAADEENKTSGSKKSSGLTQDDESFLRAILSGRALTTTTTPAPSNDISNAALLAALLKAQGIEPPTPATNIREQLLLASLGQSVSSAPTASPATESTTITTRPPSTATRPTVTTKKPVTPRPTSGPRIRTTTWSPSSTYPPPLFSSFSNYGTPVQSSSGDNSGGGALLGATRAFSQFLGAAISGAAKQLQSLVRNSTRIMSGVVGQN, from the exons GTCGACGATCACAAAGCGCATAGCACTAAAGATCGTGGCACACTGAGGTATAATTTCAAATCTCCTGAAGAAACTTCGACGTCAGCCTCGTCACTTTCGAGAGCCAGATCGAGAAACAGAACGTCACATCTCGAAAGGCACAATGGATCCATTTCGAAACCATCAATCAattcggaagcgaaagtcgaatCGAATAGACGTTCAAATTTTAGAACCGCTAGAACGACTGAGCGAAATGTCGTCTCTGCAGCGACTGAAACAACGAATACTCCACAAAAAACTTTAGAGAGAGACTCCgaaaacataaaaaaaataGAGCCAGCAATTCACAGGAAAAATGATCATAGACATCCTTCAGAACACAACAAACCACCGAAACCAAAAGTCGATGAGCAAAGCAGCACTCTAGTGACGCCAACAGAGGCTTCTCGaagatcgtctaacaggaagtcTGACAATCCAGGTGTCACTAAGAGATTAGACGACATAGGACCATCTTTCTTCACTGCAACCACCGAGTTCTCGAGATCCAGAACTGGCAGAAAAGTTCAAACCTCTTATACAACGTCAGAACTCAAGACTCAACTACCTACTTCCAGGAAGTTCAATAATAAAAAGTTCGAAGGTATTGAGACAACCACAGCTGCCTTTAAGAGAACCGAAAGTAGAGGTAGATCGACGACAGAGAGAAGCGACAGAGGAAGATCAGGCAGATCGAAAGTAACGAACAGAGAGAACAACACCATCAGTCGAAGAATAGATGGGCCAGATCCTCTGCTCTCTGAGTCTGAGAGCATCAGGGTCGACGTTCCTCTGACAGTTGAAGCTACTGAAAGTTTAATAGTAAATACAACTACTGAATCCATCGTGCGCTCTCAAAGACAATCAATAGACACTAACAGACGATCTGATACCAAGGACTCTTCCAAAGCTAATACAAGACCTGGCTCTGAGAGGTTCAAGATTCGTGGACGAGCAAATGATACTGAGTCGGCTAGTCCAGCTTTTAGAAACAGTTCTCGAAGAGGCTCTTCTAAGTTCAATGATTATGCAACGACAGAGGCGAGTGAAGCTAATTCTAGGAGGAATACAGTTTCTAGAGATCGTTCGAGGATCTCGGAATCTAATAAGAGTTCTACCAATGAAGTACGACCTAGGTCTAGGGGTAGAAATCTTGAAAACAGTGGAAAGTCCAGTTCTATTGTTGCGTCAGAGCGAGATGTTAAGAGGAAATTACCTGGAGACAGAAATACCTCTGAAAGGCGATCGAGAGTTCTTGATCTTGGTGCCAGACCTGCAGAAAATCGTGGACAAGATCAGGATACTCGGGGAAGGTCTAGGAGTAGGTCAAGGTTGGATGCTACAACAGCTGCTGTTTCGG TAGATACTATCACAACTGCTGCACCAGATACGACAGTCTCCAATGAAATTACAACCAGCTCAACTGAAGCATCCACCGAAGTCACGAGCACCACCATAAGACCTACAAGTCCTGCTACGACTACTACTAGTTCAAGAACACTTACAACAACAGCTAGACCAACCATAAATACTGCTGCGTCTGAAGGGTCTGGTCGAAACAGAGGGAGAGGCAGAGGAGGAGGGAATCAAGGAAGAAAACAGGCGAAAGAGGATTTCTTTAATCATGGGCTGGGATTTAGAGGTCGCAGGCCTTCACCCGAGGGATCCCCGAATGTAGAAGATTCTAAGAAACCAACTGCGTCGAAGAACGACTCGCAGAATCAAGGAAATCCAGGTTGGACACTCAGAAGGCGGCCGAGTCACTTAAATCATTCTGAGACTCTAGCCAAAATAGTACCCTCGCCAAAAGATCAAACGAACGAGGTGATCCCACCGAACGAACAGTTAACGAGCACTGAAATTATATCCACGATAGAAAGTTCTACGACTACCACGAGAAGAGGCTTCAAGAAGCAACAGTCAAGCACGGAGGAAAGCACGATTGTTAATGGAACGACTAAAAGCTTTAGGAGAGGTAACAAGACCTTTGAGAAGAACAGAACTTTTGGAATCGGCAAAGGGTCCACCGAGCCTGACGAGAGCGATAATTATCCGCCTGACTTTAAGGCGAGGTTGACTCAGCTG GTGAAAAAGTCCTCCGCCGCTCTGTTCGCCGAGAGATCGAGGATGAAGCTGGAGCTGGCTAGGAGGTTAGTGAAGCCAGAGTTGAACATCGAGGAGAATGATCTCGACGCAACCACGGCCTCCTCTTTCAGCAAATCGAAGTCGACCGGAGCATCGGCGGTCGACGAGACGAGCAAGGTCGCCAAGTTCGAGAATCCTGGCGCAGCGGAGCGCAGAAGTTCGACAGAGGCCTCTCAGGATGACGACAAAGCGTCGAAACTTTCTAAACTGGAGAAAAGCCTCGAGGACTCCTCCAAGCTTAGACCGTCTGTCTTGAGAAAGGGACGAATCGTCTCTGAGAGAATGGTCACTTCGATCTCCGTCGAGGAGAGACCTGAAGAGACTACCAAGTCCTATGCGTCAACGAATCCCTCTGTCAGTACTGTCTTCGCGGAAGAGGGGTCAGCAACCACCGTCGACTCAACGAAGGTTCGTCTCGCTGCCCTTCGCGGTGGCAAGAAGTCCAAGGAGGATGACAAGGCATCAGTTCGCGAAAATGACTCAGTAACTACCTTCAAACCGAAGAAGCCTTATGTACACCGATCGCGTAATAGTAAATCACAGGACCAGTCTTCGACGGCTGAGCAAACTTCAGTATCCACTCTGAAGAAGTCTTATAGCTCATCTAACAAGCAGAACATAGGGCAAAGGAAATCGCTATCATCGCAAGAAGAGGACGTCACCAAGAAACCTAGGTTCACTGAGAGTGATACCAAATCCACCTTCAGGCCACGTTACAGCAAACGAACGAAGGTGAAGTCTGTTGATGGCACAGAAGAACAGACTCTCACTACGAAGGTACCACTAGCTACCAGCAGGTACTCCAGGAAGAAGTCCATAATAAAGTCTACTGAGGGCAAGGTCAAGATCACCACGACTGAGGGACCAGCGACCCCGACGAGGAAGCAAGAGTTTCGACCTAGAACAGCAACTTATCGAAGACACTCTGAGGTTCCAACGACCTTAGTCGAGTCCACCACCAAAACCGAGAGTACAGGAGTCGCCATCACTCCACGAGTGCCAAGATATCATGCTACTTTGAAGAGCTCTACGCAGTCGTCTCGATCGGTACCACAGGAACCACAGGTTAATCTCAACATCGTGAACGACACTGCTCAGCAGGCACCTGGCATTACCGGCGGCAGCAATGGCGACATTGGCAACTcgaatatcttcaatcctaccagAAGTGCATTCCTCAGCGGAAATGAcacactgttggagcaactgcgAAGCACTGTAGCACCGCTGCTGAGCTCCCTTGGTAACAAGACACCTGTGTTCTCTGGATCCTACAGCAATGTGAACAACGCG AATTCAGCCCCAAGAATCACACCGAGTGGATCGCCTCCACGATTTAGCGCGAGATACAAGGGCGCAGAATTGTTTGTCAGAAAGCAGAATAACATTTATCAACCTACTGTGCCATCGATTACCAGTTCATCCACCACACCAGTAACACCTGTAGAG AGCAATACCCCCATGAATGCGCAAACGGGGACAACGTCGAATGTAATGTCTGCGATTGCTGGTCGACCGCCGACCGATTCGCAGGGCAGTCGTATCGTCCAAGATCGAGAGAGGGACGAGGCCACCAGGACGAAAGAGGCCGGAGGTCAACGCAGCTCCGTGTACATCGGACAG GACAAGTTCGTCAACTATTGGACCAATGGGGATCCTGCCACTAACCAGCGCGTTGTCAGTGTAAATATAAGTTCAGTAGCT TCCGCCGCGAATGAGGGGCCATCGCCATCGGTACCATCATTTGAGAATCTTCTGAACAGTCAGCCTGGAGGTCGGGTCACAGCTCCACCTGGTTTCCCATGGAGGGATCCACTAGATCAGATTTTCGGTATTACTACCTCATCGCCAGTGATAACAGCTTCAGTCGCATCGAATACGCTG GATGATTCAGGAGATACAAATAGTCCAGTCTTTGCACGACCTGTCAATCCTTTCGTTGAAGTGTTCACACCGTTTTCCAGTGCAATTGGTAATATAAAGAATGGTGCAGTGCCTTCTACCCAATCAACTAGCACAACTGCAGCAACAACAGTTACCcctgctactactactactactactacagcGCAAACAACCACAACAACAATGGCACCAACTACAACAACTACAACAACCACAACTGTGGCACCTACTACAACTACAGTAGCATCCACCACAACTTCAGCACCTGCGACTACAACAGCTGGAACTACAGTAAATACTCCTCCTCCAGTTACTTCATTAAATTTACCAGCGAACTTGCTGACGAATATGCAACAACAAAATGCGTTTGGCACTACATTTGACGATTTGGCATTCTTGAATTCATTG TTACAGACTAATTCTAGACAAGCCACGCCAAAGACACTCACAGAAGTCGAGCAACTTTTGGCAAATAAG ATCCTATCACTGGCATTGAATAACCCAGGGCCAACTCGATCACCAAAAGCTATTAACATTGAAAATGCATCGCCAAACTCAATTTACTACTCTTCACCAAAGTCTGTGGATCCAGTAGTGATCGATCTGTCTCCATCATCGACTGCAGCAACACCCACCTGGAAACCAGTGCCAACAGAACAAACCACTGAAAAACCAATTTCAACTACTACCACGAAACCTATCGTATCAAGTCCACCCACGACAACTACAACTAAGACGTCTCTGATAAGCACGACCAAAGCTCCAGTAGCTATCACAGTGAAAACCACCCCTCGACCTAGGACAACCACTCCTCCATCATTAGGCTTCGGTGCCAGTTTATGGCAGGCTCTGTTTGGGAATGGTCTCTTTGCACCACCAACTACTCAAAGGCCTTTGAAACCAAAACAGGTGAAAACTACACCGAAATCGGTGAACATTACTCCGAAACCGGTTCCAATTACGCAAAAACCAGAGACTACTacgttgaggactgtagatgtcTCGAAAATTCAAGTGAGTACTCCGAATTCAATTGTGAAAGACGCGAAACCTGCCTCTACATCGAATTCGATATCCACGACCAAGCAACCATTGCTCAACAATCCAAATCCAAGATTGTCTAACGCTGCGACATCGACGTTCTCCCCTGAAGAGGATGCCAAGTTTCTACTTGCACTTCTACAAGCAGCTGATGAAG AGAATAAAACTTCTGGCTCCAAGAAGTCATCCGGTTTGACACAGGACGATGAATCTTTCTTAAGGGCGATTTTGAGTGGGCGAGCTCTTACAACAACGACAACTCCTGCACCCTCAAATGACATCAGTAATGCAGCCTTGTTGGCGGCATTGTTAAAGGCTCAGGGTATAGAACCTCCAACTCCTGCTACCAACATTAGAGAGCAACTGCTGTTAGCC AGCCTCGGCCAGAGCGTCAGCTCTGCTCCAACCGCATCGCCAGCTACCGAGTCTACGACAATTACGACAAGGCCGCCATCGACTGCAACTCGACCTACGGTTACCACGAAAAAGCCAGTGACTCCGAGACCAACCTCAGGACCAAGGATACGCACTACAACGTGGTCGCCGAGCTCGACATATCCACCTCCCCTCTTTAGTTCCTTCTCCAATTACGGTACTCCGGTACAGTCATCCAGTGGCGATAATTCTGGAGGTGGCGCATTATTGGGTGCTACCAGAGCGTTCAGCCAGTTTCTTGGTGCTGCGATAAGT GGGGCGGCGAAACAGCTGCAGTCATTAGTCAGAAATAGTACCAGAATCATGTCTGGAGTGGTGGGACAGAATTAA